In a single window of the Niabella ginsenosidivorans genome:
- a CDS encoding RagB/SusD family nutrient uptake outer membrane protein: MKRWYSVFLISVVLISFFASCKKFLDVESFDAISDEKTIFDKASAETAVRGAYSAVSLSSYGSSFQTTILLAGSDIKSLNNAQTDLNIINHDLRSDIAFLSTYWLNFYNAINISNHIIEKVPLVNDVALTDEIRDQFLGEAYFIRALSYFDLARVFGNVPIYLTPTLTIEDKLGVPQSNQATVYNQAITDLNQAIELLPASVVRNRARKSTAYALRARVNLYLKKYQEAENDATEVINNTSYQLIKPFKLAGGTAESILELSYNDNNTNPAFGLWNTSNRALEPKSEIHSLLNDKNIGGGRKILSVQSSLGIVGAICPTKTSPAYLIRTAEVYLIRAEARASRQTPDLTGALADLNAVRERSEVPLATVKDKEGLLLAIENERRIEFALEPHRWFDLTRTGRAAAVLGATNPQKYIFPIPESEILADPSLVQNPSYN; the protein is encoded by the coding sequence ATGAAAAGGTGGTATTCAGTATTTCTTATCAGCGTGGTTCTTATCAGCTTTTTTGCTTCCTGCAAAAAATTCCTAGATGTTGAATCCTTTGATGCTATTTCTGATGAAAAAACGATTTTCGATAAAGCCTCAGCAGAAACTGCTGTCAGAGGGGCGTACAGCGCTGTATCCCTATCCAGCTATGGAAGTTCTTTCCAGACTACCATTCTCCTGGCCGGAAGTGATATAAAATCATTGAACAATGCGCAAACAGATCTGAATATAATCAATCACGATTTACGATCTGATATTGCTTTTTTAAGCACTTATTGGCTTAATTTTTATAACGCAATTAATATATCGAATCATATTATTGAAAAAGTGCCTTTGGTGAACGATGTTGCACTGACAGATGAAATACGTGATCAATTTTTGGGAGAAGCCTATTTTATAAGAGCATTGTCCTATTTTGACCTGGCCAGGGTTTTCGGAAATGTGCCTATATACCTGACGCCTACATTAACTATTGAAGATAAGCTGGGCGTACCACAAAGCAACCAGGCAACAGTATATAACCAGGCAATTACGGATCTGAATCAGGCTATCGAATTATTGCCCGCTTCAGTAGTCAGGAACAGGGCCCGTAAATCCACAGCATACGCCCTCCGGGCCCGTGTAAATTTGTATCTCAAAAAATACCAGGAAGCAGAAAATGATGCCACAGAGGTCATTAACAATACAAGCTATCAATTAATAAAGCCTTTCAAATTAGCAGGCGGTACCGCAGAATCCATTTTAGAGCTCTCCTATAATGATAATAATACAAACCCTGCTTTTGGCTTATGGAATACCAGCAACAGGGCCTTGGAGCCCAAAAGCGAAATCCATTCATTACTGAACGACAAAAATATTGGCGGGGGAAGAAAAATATTATCGGTACAAAGCAGCCTGGGCATTGTTGGCGCCATATGTCCCACCAAAACATCTCCGGCATATCTTATAAGAACGGCAGAAGTTTATCTTATCAGAGCAGAAGCCCGTGCTTCCAGGCAAACTCCGGATCTTACAGGTGCACTGGCCGATTTAAATGCGGTGAGAGAACGGTCTGAAGTACCATTAGCAACGGTGAAAGACAAGGAGGGGCTATTACTGGCTATTGAAAACGAAAGAAGAATTGAATTTGCCCTTGAGCCCCACAGGTGGTTTGACCTGACGCGGACGGGCAGAGCGGCAGCAGTTTTAGGGGCAACAAATCCTCAAAAATATATTTTTCCTATCCCGGAAAGTGAAATTCTGGCGGATCCTTCATTAGTTCAGAACCCAAGTTACAACTAA